Proteins from a genomic interval of Balaenoptera musculus isolate JJ_BM4_2016_0621 chromosome 16, mBalMus1.pri.v3, whole genome shotgun sequence:
- the ATOH7 gene encoding protein atonal homolog 7 has product MKSFKPSNPAAGARAAPPCAGGAECAGTCSGEGRLESAARRRLAANARERRRMQGLNTAFDRLRRVVPQWGQDKKLSKYETLQMALSYIMALTRILAEAERFGSERDWVNLHCEHFGRDHYLPFAGAKLPGESEPYGQRLFGFQPEPFQMAS; this is encoded by the coding sequence ATGAAGTCCTTCAAGCCCAGCAACCCGGCGGCGGGAGCGCGTGCCGCGCCCCCGTGCGCGGGCGGCGCCGAGTGCGCGGGCACGTGCTCCGGGGAGGGGCGGCTGGAGAGCGCGGCGCGCAGGCGCCTAGCGGCCAACGCGCGCGAGCGCCGTCGCATGCAGGGGCTCAACACGGCTTTCGACCGTCTGCGCAGGGTGGTACCCCAATGGGGCCAGGATAAAAAACTGTCCAAGTACGAGACCCTGCAGATGGCGCTGAGCTACATCATGGCTCTGACCCGCATCCTGGCCGAGGCAGAGCGATTCGGCTCCGAGCGGGACTGGGTCAATCTCCACTGTGAGCACTTCGGCCGAGACCACTACCTTCCGTTCGCGGGCGCGAAGCTGCCGGGCGAGAGCGAGCCCTACGGCCAAAGGCTCTTCGGCTTCCAGCCCGAGCCCTTCCAGATGGCCAGTTAG